Proteins from one Pseudomonas grandcourensis genomic window:
- a CDS encoding phospholipase: MKLKFLLLLLCATAPTAWGWSNHTVGSYLALQDLPALRDAPQVEVEPLEQFLSQQYQAVSALLDEQENFAREHFAHYPPRPDNLRLPTVPGDNLRHDFLTALRINPGIHLAMVIQPMPGKDLPEREHLKAEQVMVEQTLSPWNRQRFIVVADHEQVAPLAVLASAADEPDYGHDINLFSDNPGEVGAVYGFGPQPFGDARFQYSSQAPFHMGFFHESPVVYAAAGFLQRSWPDWRAYQYMGLARLAFATGHPYWGYRFLGWGLHHVQDLTQPYHAKPLPGVELASLLLLEGKALAGFDADKHAAIERVATRHMEVEKYQSTWLRRLLRAGQAHPMLDAYADSAQDARYPPYSVDYLREVVSAESVDQSAAFDEAIGQWLDTAPITSDFSNGNQLQREDFDHPALNQQLFKLLGHFGAHSRIYARAGLAP; the protein is encoded by the coding sequence ATGAAGCTGAAATTCCTCCTGTTGCTGCTTTGTGCAACGGCCCCCACGGCTTGGGGCTGGTCGAACCATACGGTGGGCAGCTACCTGGCGTTGCAGGATTTGCCGGCGTTGCGTGATGCGCCGCAGGTCGAAGTCGAGCCGCTGGAACAGTTTCTTTCGCAGCAATACCAGGCCGTGAGTGCGCTGCTCGATGAGCAGGAAAACTTCGCCCGCGAGCACTTCGCCCACTACCCGCCGCGCCCCGACAACCTGCGATTGCCAACCGTGCCTGGGGACAATCTGCGCCACGACTTCCTCACCGCACTGCGCATCAATCCCGGGATTCATCTGGCGATGGTCATCCAGCCGATGCCGGGCAAGGATCTGCCCGAGCGTGAGCACCTCAAGGCCGAACAAGTCATGGTGGAGCAGACGCTCTCACCGTGGAATCGCCAGCGCTTCATCGTTGTGGCTGACCACGAACAGGTCGCGCCCCTGGCCGTGTTGGCCAGCGCCGCCGATGAGCCTGACTATGGCCACGACATCAACCTGTTCAGCGACAACCCTGGCGAAGTCGGCGCGGTGTACGGCTTCGGCCCGCAGCCCTTTGGCGACGCCCGGTTTCAGTACAGCTCCCAGGCGCCGTTCCATATGGGTTTTTTCCATGAAAGCCCGGTGGTGTACGCCGCTGCCGGATTTCTTCAGCGCAGTTGGCCGGACTGGCGCGCCTACCAGTACATGGGGTTGGCGCGACTGGCGTTTGCCACTGGCCATCCTTATTGGGGCTATCGGTTTCTCGGTTGGGGCCTGCACCACGTTCAGGACCTGACCCAGCCTTATCACGCCAAGCCGCTGCCGGGTGTCGAACTGGCGAGCCTACTGTTGCTGGAAGGCAAGGCCTTGGCCGGCTTCGATGCGGACAAACATGCGGCCATCGAACGAGTCGCCACCCGGCACATGGAAGTGGAGAAGTATCAGTCGACCTGGCTTCGTCGCCTGCTGCGCGCCGGCCAGGCACACCCAATGCTCGACGCTTATGCCGACTCTGCACAGGACGCCCGCTATCCGCCGTACTCGGTGGACTACCTGCGCGAAGTGGTGAGTGCCGAGTCCGTCGACCAATCCGCAGCGTTTGATGAAGCCATCGGCCAGTGGCTGGACACGGCGCCGATCACCAGCGATTTCAGCAACGGTAATCAGCTGCAGCGCGAAGACTTCGACCACCCGGCACTTAACCAGCAGCTGTTCAAACTGCTGGGGCATTTCGGTGCCCATAGCCGGATTTACGCCCGTGCGGGATTGGCGCCATAG
- a CDS encoding DUF1302 domain-containing protein, translating to MNTRFRLSGAALPGVGLAGLLQLCAVDGVQAKEFSVLDNQVTGSFDSTLSYGRLWRVQGRDKNNDDVNTNDGNRNFDTGLVSEVYKITSELEANYQNYGMFVRGTAFYDTQLMDKRNDYYRNNNPSQPSQSFPQDDHFTSQTRDIAGSRVEMLDAYLYGNWDVAQMPLTARIGRQVFNWGEGIFYRGGINTTNPVDAAKYRLPGAEVKEVLVPVEALSFNIGLTDSLTMESFYQTNWKETRIDPVGTFYSQTDLFADGGNTAYNNFSGTALDTPVPGFGNVIGLYSALGNNPLLSQALGTTGLYANGVTPAFGNTVKVATVGKDFNARNDGQFGFAFRYIVEELNSTEFGLYMVNYHAKEPTISADLGGYKGIDMNALTNLLTGVAGSQAGQLANGLATVDVLGNIQAHRRYAEDIRMYGFSFNTTLGQASVFGEVAYRPNLPIGVAATNDLIGDLANGAAAAAGGQTINIGGQQVTLDSQINNAERVEAFNTSLGTIYNFGPSLSFDSMFGVFELASEHLRGSSLQYTAYDGSTRYYAGTGNFSYVSGGERSDQVNRNSYSYTAMLNGTWNDVYAGVNVSPYVVYKDDFEGNSYQAGNVIGGRKAYTLGIKANYQNKLEAELQYTEFYGGGQDNGLRDRDNVGFNLKYFL from the coding sequence ATGAACACTCGATTTCGCCTGTCTGGCGCGGCGCTTCCCGGCGTGGGCCTGGCAGGGCTGCTGCAACTGTGCGCGGTCGACGGCGTGCAGGCCAAGGAGTTCAGCGTGCTGGACAACCAGGTCACCGGTTCATTCGACAGTACCTTGTCTTATGGCCGCTTGTGGCGGGTCCAGGGCCGGGACAAGAACAACGACGACGTCAACACCAACGACGGCAATCGCAACTTCGACACCGGGCTGGTTTCCGAGGTGTACAAGATCACCTCGGAGCTCGAGGCCAACTATCAGAACTACGGGATGTTCGTGCGCGGTACCGCGTTCTATGACACCCAACTGATGGACAAGCGCAACGATTACTACCGCAACAACAACCCGTCGCAACCCAGCCAGAGTTTTCCGCAGGACGACCACTTCACCAGCCAGACCCGCGATATCGCCGGCAGCCGGGTGGAGATGCTCGACGCCTACCTCTATGGCAACTGGGACGTCGCGCAGATGCCGCTCACGGCACGCATCGGGCGCCAGGTGTTCAACTGGGGCGAGGGGATTTTCTACCGAGGCGGGATCAACACCACCAACCCGGTGGACGCGGCCAAGTACCGTCTGCCCGGGGCCGAAGTCAAGGAAGTGCTGGTGCCGGTGGAAGCGCTGAGCTTCAACATCGGCCTGACCGACAGCCTGACCATGGAAAGCTTTTACCAGACGAACTGGAAGGAAACCCGCATCGACCCGGTTGGCACGTTCTACTCGCAGACGGACCTGTTCGCCGACGGTGGCAACACCGCCTACAACAACTTCAGCGGTACCGCGCTGGACACCCCGGTGCCTGGCTTCGGCAACGTGATCGGTCTGTACAGCGCGCTGGGCAACAACCCGCTGCTCAGCCAGGCCCTGGGCACCACCGGTCTGTACGCCAACGGGGTCACCCCGGCCTTTGGCAACACCGTCAAAGTGGCCACGGTCGGCAAGGACTTCAACGCGCGCAACGACGGCCAGTTCGGTTTCGCTTTTCGCTACATCGTAGAAGAGCTCAACAGCACCGAGTTCGGGTTGTACATGGTCAACTACCACGCCAAGGAACCGACCATTTCCGCCGATCTGGGCGGGTACAAGGGCATCGACATGAATGCCCTGACCAACCTGTTGACCGGTGTCGCCGGCAGTCAGGCGGGGCAACTGGCCAACGGCCTGGCGACCGTGGATGTGCTGGGCAATATCCAGGCACATCGGCGCTACGCCGAAGACATCCGCATGTACGGCTTCAGTTTCAACACCACCCTGGGCCAGGCGTCGGTGTTCGGTGAAGTGGCTTATCGGCCGAACCTGCCCATCGGGGTCGCCGCCACCAACGACCTGATCGGCGACCTGGCCAACGGCGCCGCCGCAGCGGCAGGCGGCCAGACCATCAACATCGGCGGGCAGCAGGTCACGCTCGACAGCCAGATCAATAACGCTGAGCGGGTGGAAGCATTCAACACGTCCCTGGGCACCATTTACAACTTTGGCCCGAGCCTGTCATTCGACTCGATGTTCGGCGTGTTCGAACTGGCGTCCGAGCACCTGCGTGGCAGCAGCCTGCAATACACCGCGTATGACGGCAGTACCCGTTACTACGCCGGCACCGGCAACTTTTCCTATGTGTCCGGCGGCGAGCGCAGCGACCAGGTCAACCGCAACTCCTACAGCTACACCGCGATGCTCAACGGCACCTGGAACGACGTGTATGCCGGGGTCAACGTTTCGCCTTATGTCGTCTACAAAGATGACTTCGAGGGCAACAGCTATCAGGCGGGCAACGTCATCGGGGGCCGCAAGGCCTACACCCTGGGGATCAAGGCCAACTACCAGAACAAGCTGGAGGCCGAGCTGCAATACACCGAGTTCTACGGCGGTGGGCAGGACAACGGCCTGCGTGACCGCGACAACGTCGGCTTCAACCTCAAGTACTTCTTGTGA